One genomic segment of Pongo pygmaeus isolate AG05252 chromosome 19, NHGRI_mPonPyg2-v2.0_pri, whole genome shotgun sequence includes these proteins:
- the KLHL11 gene encoding kelch-like protein 11, whose protein sequence is MAAAAVAAAAAAAAAASLQVLEMESMETAAAGSAGLAAEVRGSGTVDFGPGPGISAMEASGGDPGPEAEDFECSSHCSELSWRQNEQRRQGLFCDITLCFGGAGGREFRAHRSVLAAATEYFTPLLSGQFSESRSGRVEMRKWSSEPGPEPDTVEAVIEYMYTGRIRVSTGSVHEVLELADRFLLIRLKEFCGEFLKKKLHLSNCVAIHSLAHMYTLSQLALKAADMIRRNFHKVIQDEEFYTLPFHLIRDWLSDLEITVDSEEVLFETVLKWVQRNAEERERYFEELFKLLRLSQMKPTYLTRHVKPERLVANNEVCVKLVADAVERHALRAENMQSGTCQHPTSHVSLLPRYGQNMDVIMVIGGVSEGGDYLSECVGYFVDEDRWVNLPHIHNHLDGHAVAVTESYVYVAGSMEPGFAKTVERYNPNLNTWEHVCSLMTRKHSFGLTEVKGKLYSIGGHGNFSPGFKDVTVYNPELDKWHNLESAPKILRDVKALAIEDRFVYIAARTPVDRDTEDGLKAVITCYDTETRQWQDVESLPLIDNYCFFQMSVVNSNFYQTASCCPKSYCLENEEAVRKIASQVSDEILESLPPEVLSIEGAAICYYKDDVFIIGGWKNSDDIDKQYRKEAYRYCAERKRWMLLPPMPQPRCRATACHVRIPYRYLHGTQRYPMPQNLMWQKDRIRQMQEIHRHALNMRRVPSSQIEC, encoded by the exons ATGGCGGCTGCGgcagtggcggcggcggcggcggcggccgcggctGCATCTCTTCAGGTACTGGAGATGGAGAGCATGGAGACGGCCGCCGCCGGCTCGGCAGGACTGGCCGCCGAGGTCCGAGGCAGCGGCACGGTGGACTTCGGGCCTGGGCCGGGGATTTCTGCAATGGAGGCGAGCGGGGGCGATCCGGGCCCAGAAGCCGAGGATTTCGAGTGCAGCTCTCACTGCTCAGAGCTGTCCTGGCGGCAGAACGAGCAGCGGCGCCAGGGCCTCTTCTGCGACATTACCCTGTGCTTCGGCGGGGCTGGAGGCCGCGAGTTCCGGGCCCACCGCTCGGTACTGGCTGCCGCCACCGAGTACTTCACGCCCCTTCTCTCGGGCCAGTTTTCCGAGTCCCGCTCGGGACGGGTGGAGATGCGCAAGTGGAGCTCCGAGCCGGGGCCCGAACCCGACACGGTGGAAGCCGTTATCGAGTACATGTACACCGGGCGCATCCGCGTCAGCACGGGCAGCGTGCACGAAGTGCTGGAGTTGGCCGACAG gTTCCTACTCATTCGTTTAAAAGAATTTTGTGGAGAATTTCTCAAGAAAAAACTTCATCTCTCAAATTGTGTGGCAATTCATAGCTTAGCACACATGTACACCCTGAGCCAACTTGCTCTGAAGGCTGCTGATATGATACGGAGAAATTTCCACAAAGTGATTCAGGATGAAGAATTTTATACGTTACCTTTCCATCTCATTAGAGACTGGCTTTCAGATTTGGAAATTACGGTTGATTCTGAAGAGGTTCTCTTTGAAACCGTTTTGAAATGGGTTCAGAGAAAtgctgaagagagagagagatactttGAAGAACTTTTTAAATTGCTCAGGTTGTCCCAGATGAAACCTACCTACCTTACTCGACATGTCAAACCAGAGAGGCTGGTAGCCAATAATGAAGTTTGCGTCAAGTTGGTCGCTGACGCAGTGGAGAGACATGCTCTGAGAGCTGAGAATATGCAATCTGGCACATGCCAGCACCCCACTTCTCATGTCTCACTATTGCCTCGTTATGGGCAAAACATGGATGTGATCATGGTTATTGGAGGTGTGTCAGAAGGAGGGGACTATTTAAGTGAATGTGTGGGATATTTTGTTGATGAGGACAGATGGGTAAATCTGCCACATATTCATAATCACCTTGATGGACATGCTGTTGCAGTAACAGAATCCTACGTGTATGTTGCTGGATCAATGGAGCCAGGGTTTGCTAAAACTGTAGAAAGGTATAACCCAAATTTGAATACATGGGAACATGTTTGTAGTCTGATGACAAGAAAGCATTCTTTTGGACTAACAGAAGTCAAAGGGAAGCTCTATAGCATTGGAGGACATGGCAACTTTAGTCCTGGTTTTAAAGATGTGACTGTTTATAATCCTGAGCTTGATAAATGGCACAACTTGGAATCGGCACCAAAGATTCTTCGGGATGTAAAAGCACTAGCCATTGAAGACCGGTTTGTATACATTGCCGCCCGCACTCCTGTAGACCGGGacactgaagatggattaaaggctgtAATTACTTGCTATGATACAGAGACTCGACAGTGGCAAGATGTGGAATCTTTGCCGCTTATTGACAATTACTGCTTTTTCCAAATGTCTGTGGTCAATTCAAACTTTTATCAGACAGCATCATGTTGTCCCAAGAGTTACTGTTTAGAAAACGAAGAGGCAGTAAGAAAAATTGCCAGCCAAGTGTCTGATGAGATCCTTGAAAGCTTGCCTCCAGAAGTCCTAAGCATCGAAGGAGCAGCCATTTGCTATTACAAAGATGATGTCTTCATTATAGGAGGCTGGAAAAACAGTGATGATATTGATAAACAGTATCGGAAAGAAGCCTACCGATACTGTGCGGAGAGGAAGAGGTGGATGCTTCTTCCTCCTATGCCACAACCTCGTTGTAGAGCCACTGCTTGTCACGTGAGGATCCCATACCGGTACTTGCATGGCACACAGAGATACCCTATGCCTCAAAACCTGATGTGGCAGAAGGACCGCATCAGACAGATGCAAGAGATACATCGTCACGCCCTGAACATGAGGCGAGTGCCAAGCTCTCAGATTGAATGCTAG